From a single Actinomyces viscosus genomic region:
- a CDS encoding MmyB family transcriptional regulator gives MRTCSLFCTPWGRASQPSCWGRRGDVLAWNRTGRALLAPHLDYGSPRLAGTRPSIPRMFFLDPVHRGLYRNWEDLARIHVGYLRLTAGVHPTDAHLAGLIGELAMRSRVFSRLWSTGEVADCTTGPMDLDHPDIGRVDVDYQIWLQPDSPDHRLEVYTPRDGPSHDALRRLAVRASS, from the coding sequence ATTCGCACGTGCTCGCTCTTCTGCACGCCCTGGGGGAGAGCGTCCCAGCCGTCCTGCTGGGGGCGGCGAGGAGATGTCCTGGCGTGGAATCGGACCGGGCGCGCCCTGCTCGCCCCGCACCTGGACTACGGCTCGCCGCGCCTTGCCGGCACCAGGCCGTCCATTCCCCGAATGTTCTTTCTCGATCCCGTGCACCGAGGCCTCTACCGCAACTGGGAGGATCTGGCGCGTATCCACGTGGGATACCTGCGTCTGACGGCGGGGGTGCACCCCACCGATGCGCACCTGGCGGGGCTCATCGGTGAGCTTGCCATGCGCAGCCGGGTCTTCTCCCGGCTGTGGTCCACCGGAGAGGTTGCCGACTGCACCACCGGTCCGATGGATCTGGACCATCCGGATATCGGCCGCGTGGATGTCGACTATCAGATCTGGCTTCAGCCTGACAGTCCTGATCACCGCCTCGAGGTGTACACGCCGCGGGACGGCCCATCCCATGATGCGCTCAGGCGGCTGGCTGTCCGGGCTTCCAGCTAG